In a genomic window of Brettanomyces nanus chromosome 1, complete sequence:
- the PHO84 gene encoding Inorganic phosphate transporter pho84, whose translation MPAVRTSGGNAAFHNFVNDFADIEDPLERRRLALEKIDNAKFGWYHIRAICVAGVGFMTDSYDLFSINLSVPMLAHVFWNGTIPTSTETLLKVSTSVGTVFGQLGFGWLADVLGRKKIYGTELIIMICATILQVTAGESPSVSFPAILTFYRIIMGIGIGGDYPLSSIITSEFATTKWRGAIMGAVFANQGWGQLFSGIVAIICVAAYKNDLIGATSSAMCDATCKKACDEMWRILIGFGALPGCIALYFRLTIPESPRYTFDVANEAEKATADAAKFASGKHGNAAEGDIEALKVTVSENAPKYTPPTASFKDFWGHFGQWRYGKILIGTAGCWFMLDISYYGLGLNTASILKTIGFASSSNVYHSLFNQSAGNLILICAGSIPGYWCSVATLDVIGRKPIQIGGFLIMTILFCIIGFAYNKLSDHGLLALYVLCQFFQNFGPNTTTFIVPGECYPTRYRSTAHGISAASGKIGAIIAQTCIGTLQNHNCKKEGKPTNCWLPHVMEIFGLFMLVGFFLSFLIPETKRKTLEQLSEELHGEIDITKQEIRAGSSDDTGLEKVQ comes from the coding sequence ATGCCTGCTGTTAGAACTTCTGGTGGTAATGCCGCTTTCCACAATTTCGTCAACGATTTCGCTGATATTGAAGACCCTctagagagaagaaggttggctttggagaagatagATAATGCCAAGTTCGGGTGGTATCATATTAGAGCCATCTGTGTTGCTGGTGTTGGTTTCATGACGGATTCCTATGATCTTTTCTCGATTAATTTATCTGTTCCTATGCTGGCCCATGTCTTTTGGAACGGTACCATTCCTACCTCTACAGAAACGTTATTAAAGGTTTCCACTTCTGTTGGAACAGTTTTTGGTCAGCTCGGTTTCGGTTGGTTAGCTGATGTTCTCGGTCGTAAGAAGATTTATGGTACCGAATTGATTATTATGATTTGTGCCACCATTTTACAGGTTACTGCAGGTGAATCTCCATCTGTTTCTTTCCCTGCTATCTTGACCTTCTATAGAATTATCATGGGTATTGGTATTGGTGGTGATTATCCATTGTCTTCTATCATCACTTCTGAATTTGCTACTACAAAATGGAGAGGTGCTATAATGGGTGCTGTGTTCGCCAACCAAGGTTGGGGTCAGCTTTTCTCAGGTATTGTCGCCATTATCTGTGTTGCTGCCTATAAGAATGATTTGATTGGTGCCACCAGCTCTGCTATGTGCGATGCTACGTGTAAGAAGGCCTGTGATGAGATGTGGAGAATCCTTATCGGCTTTGGTGCTCTTCCTGGTTGCATCGCTCTTTACTTTAGATTGACCATTCCTGAATCTCCTAGATACACTTTTGATGTTGCCAATGAAGCCGAGAAGGCTACTGCCGATGCTGCTAAGTTTGCTTCTGGTAAGCATGGTAATGCTGCTGAAGGTGATATCGAGGCTTTGAAGGTTACTGTTTCCGAGAATGCACCAAAATACACTCCGccaactgcttctttcaagGACTTTTGGGGACATTTCGGACAGTGGAGATACGGTAAGATTTTGATCGGTACAGCTGGATGTTGGTTCATGTTAGATATCTCTTACTATGGTCTTGGCTTAAATACTGCCTCCATTTTGAAGACTATTGGTTTTGCTTCCTCCTCTAACGTCTACCACTCACTCTTCAATCAATCTGCTGGTaacttgattttgatttgCGCTGGTTCCATTCCGGGTTACTGGTGCTCGGTCGCCACTTTAGATGTCATTGGTAGAAAGCCAATTCAGATAGGTGGTTTCTTGATAATGACTATTTTGTTTTGTATCATCGGTTTCGCTTACAACAAGCTTAGCGACCACGGACTTTTAGCTCTTTACGTTCTTTGTCAGTTCTTCCAGAACTTTGGTCCTAACACTACCACTTTCATTGTTCCTGGTGAATGTTATCCAACCAGATATAGATCTACCGCTCACGGTATATCTGCCGCTTCTGGTAAGATTGGTGCTATCATTGCACAGACTTGCATTGGTACCTTACAGAACCATAACTGTAAGAAGGAAGGTAAACCAACCAACTGTTGGTTGCCTCACGTTATGGAGATTTTCGGCTTATTTATGTTGGTTGGTTTCTTCCTTTCGTTTTTGATTCCAGAGACCAAGAGAAAGACTTTGGAACAGCTATCAGAGGAGTTGCACGGTGAAATTGACATCACTAAGCAAGAAATTAGAGCTGGCTCTTCTGACGATACTGGTCTTGAGAAGGTCCAGTAA
- a CDS encoding uncharacterized protein (BUSCO:EOG09343L89), which translates to MSVASPTLSPIRGNHKSVAVLSDLQDKNYIKREAHLTGLLGKSKPVTVVRGTKEFISTEIYDGEGTILNEEVSFDDASNDEDMNSPGGSHVENEKAALQQADAVEATTTTTTTDMMSLDEDVGEAEDAISVNEDAPQELEDELECDDSPKEASNETKILTEEQFVDSEGAAIEVSASRTSTISLRIPNPPADLKPQSSFDFQKFLSEFKAKECQPIHRYLKSFLVQFGQRNWNIDEQVKLVKDFEDFLLKKMLEYFPFNTMQTEDEIRNCKEGLEKLIMTRLYSQVFSPAVPPNKLSEQHQNDRISDRSYARNVRLYDWIELRHLDVPMELNLHSSFIQLAAKELNKINNYKSPRDKVICILNCCKIIFGLIRQQQKLHNIEENADSFVPLLIYVIFLAKTTFLYSNLAYIERYRNPDFLIGESSYYVSTLQIACNFIVDISKDQLTIDDDEYQKNMASSKGRLEKEKEKRKQQHTGTGTSSPLPRRLTDFISQTSVESPSEVLTKSAELMKQRLSSSLNSFFQSDTTIESDSLTDEHSSRQSHRGEFGSLAATEKQLEQIKQLSIKEHKLEVENRKKHQETFDSLQNMFPDMDKGIIQDVLADTLNSDGSNIGECVDALLALNNE; encoded by the coding sequence atgTCAGTGGCATCTCCTACTCTGTCACCTATAAGAGGAAATCATAAGAGTGTGGCTGTTCTCAGCGATCTTCAAGATAAAAACTATatcaaaagagaagcacATTTGACGGGATTGCTGGGGAAGTCTAAACCTGTCACAGTCGTTAGAGGTACTAAAGAGTTTATTAGTACTGAAATTTACGACGGAGAAGGAACCATTTTAAACGAGGAGGTATCGTTTGATGATGCAAgtaatgatgaagatatgaATTCACCCGGGGGGAGTCACgtagaaaatgaaaaggCTGCACTGCAGCAAGCGGATGCAGTAGAAgctactactactactactactactgATATGATGTCACTGGATGAGGACGTTGGTGAGGCAGAAGATGCCATTTCAGTAAATGAGGATGCTCCACAAGAGCTGGAAGATGAGTTAGAATGTGACGATTCgccaaaagaagcatctAACGAGACTAAGATATTGACAGAGGAGCAGTTTGTTGACTCTGAAGGTGCTGCCATAGAAGTATCGGCCAGTCGAACATCGACCATTTCTCTCAGAATCCCGAATCCGCCGGCAGATCTGAAACCACAGTCAAGCTTTGACTTTCAGAAATTCCTCAGCGAGTTTAAGGCAAAGGAATGTCAACCAATTCATCGATATTTGAAATCGTTCCTGGTTCAGTTCGGTCAACGTAATTGGAATATTGATGAGCAGGTCAAGTTGGTTAAggactttgaagatttccttctcaagaagatgctTGAATATTTCCCCTTCAACACCATGCAGACAGAAGACGAGATTAGGAATTGTAAGGAGGGtcttgaaaagttgattatGACAAGGCTCTATTCGCAGGTATTTTCACCAGCGGTGCCGCCTAATAAACTAAGTGAGCAGCATCAGAATGACAGAATATCTGATAGATCTTATGCACGGAACGTAAGACTTTATGACTGGATAGAGCTGCGCCATTTAGATGTTCCTATGGAATTAAACCTTCATTCCAGTTTTATACAGTTGGCTGCCAAAGAGTTGAATAAGATCAACAATTACAAGTCCCCTAGAGATAAAGTGATCTGTATTCTTAACTGTTGCAAGATTATATTTGGCTTGATTCGTCAGCAGCAGAAACTGCACAACATTGAGGAGAATGCCGACTCCTTTGTCCCTCTTTTGATCTATGTTATCTTTTTAGCGAAGACAACCTTCCTATACTCGAACTTGGCTTACATTGAACGATATAGGAATCCCGATTTCTTGATCGGTGAAAGTTCGTATTATGTCAGTACATTACAGATTGCTTGCAACTTTATCGTTGACATAAGCAAGGATCAACTTacaattgatgatgacgagtATCAAAAGAATATGGCTTCCTCCAAAGGAAGgttagagaaggaaaaagagaagaggaaacAGCAGCACACTGGAACTGGAACTTCATCTCCATTACCGAGAAGACTTACCGATTTCATAAGTCAGACCTCAGTTGAGTCTCCTTCAGAGGTACTAACGAAGTCTGCAGAGTTGATGAAACAACGgctttcaagttctcttAACAGCTTCTTCCAGTCAGATACTACTATAGAATCGGATTCGCTTACTGATGAGCATTCTAGTCGACAATCTCATCGAGGCGAGTTCGGTTCTTTGGCAGCTACAGAAAAACAGCTTGAACAAATTAAGCAACTGTCTATTAAAGAACACAAGCTTGAGGTGGAAAACAGGAAAAAGCACCAAGAAACCTTTGATAGCTTACAGAATATGTTCCCTGATATGGATAAAGGAATCATCCAAGACGTGTTGGCCGATACCCTGAATTCGGATGGCAGTAATATAGGAGAATGTGTAGATGCATTGTTGGCCTTAAATAATGAGTGA